The DNA window TCTCGATCACCGCGAGCAATTGTTTCACTTGATACGGCTTTGCCATCCCGTGCCGATCCTGGAAAGTTAAAATCTCCTCCACGCCCTCTTTCACGTAGACGACGTGGGAACCCTTGCCTCCCCGCTTGACGAAACCCAAATGCTCGGCCATAAGGCAAAGTTCCCCGAAGCGGATGCCTGCCGGGTTGTTCCGGGCCTTGTCGACGAGCTTCCCTCGCTGCGTCATCGGAAATTATGATACCACTTTTGACATCATCAAGACACTCCCCTTGCTGAGGACGTACACACTTTGGTCCGGCTGCGAGGCGTCCCCGAAGGGGAGTGTCTCGTGCGCCAGGCAGGGGCCCGCGGCGGTCACCGGAGGACGCTCCGCAGCGTCGCCTCGAACCGGTCGAGGATGTCCTCCAGCTCCGCAGGCGTCGTGCATTGCGGGAGGAACAGGTAGATCACGTTACCCAGCGGGCGGAGGAGCAGCCCGCGGCGCAGCCCCTCGCGCCTCACCGCGCGGAAGAGCGGGTCGGTCCCCGGCAGCGGTTCCTTCGTCTTCCGGTCCTTCACCATCTCGAGGGCGGCCACCATGCCGATGTGCCGGACGTCCCCCACGCCCGGCAGGCCGGCGAAGGAGCGGAACGCCCCCCCCAGCCGCGGCGCAACAGCACGGACATTCTCCAACAGTGCGTTCTCTTCGAACAGGTCGAGGGAGGCGTTCGCCACGGCGCAACCCACCGGGTTCGCCGTGTAGGTGTGGCCGTGGTAGAAGGTCTTCCCGCTGTCCGGCTCCCCGAGGAAAGCCTCGTGCACCGCGTCGGTGGTAAGCGTCGCCGCGAAGGGAATCGTCCCCGCCGCGATCCCCTTCGACAGGCACAGAAAGTCGGG is part of the Thermodesulfobacteriota bacterium genome and encodes:
- a CDS encoding type II toxin-antitoxin system HicA family toxin → MTQRGKLVDKARNNPAGIRFGELCLMAEHLGFVKRGGKGSHVVYVKEGVEEILTFQDRHGMAKPYQVKQLLAVIE